Proteins encoded by one window of Manihot esculenta cultivar AM560-2 chromosome 10, M.esculenta_v8, whole genome shotgun sequence:
- the LOC110624410 gene encoding receptor-like cytoplasmic kinase 176 isoform X2: protein MGSCFSVRIKAESPLHNDPKYGAKSGNDAGGSSRVSNVTVPSTPRTEGEILQSSNLKIFSYSELKAATRNFRPDSLLGEGGFGCVYKGWIDEHSLTPAKPGAGAIIIAVKRLNQESFQGHQEWLTEINFLGQFYHPNLVKLIGYCLEDDQRLLVYEFMPKGSLENHLFRRASYVEPLSWKLRIKIALDAAKGLSFLHKAKVIYRDLKASNILLDSNYNAKLSDFGLAKDGPTGSESHVSTRVMGTYGYAAPEYMATGHLTKKSDIYSFGVVLLEILSGRRAIDKSKPSREQNLVDWARPYLGRKRKIFQVMDARLEGQYSLKDALKAANLAVQCLSTEPRFRPNVEEVVKALEQLLESNDNEGSSSQSGNPRKVSRSSSNGPKYRRRSANGTFDGKAASYPPSASPLHT from the exons ATGGGTTCGTGCTTTAGTGTAAGAATTAAAGCTGAGAGTCCTCTTCACAATG ATCCAAAATATGGTGCCAAAAGTGGAAATGATGCGGGTGGATCTAGCAGAGTCTCGAATGTAACAGTGCCTTCAACTCCTCGGACTGAGGGTGAGATCTTGCAATCTTCCAATTTGAAGATCTTTAGCTATAGTGAATTAAAGGCCGCAACTAGGAACTTCCGCCCGGATAGTCTGTTGGGTGAAGGAGGATTTGGTTGTGTCTACAAGGGATGGATTGATGAGCATTCTCTAACACCTGCCAAGCCTGGAGCAGGCGCAATCATCATTGCTGTTAAGAGGCTTAACCAAGAGAGTTTCCAGGGTCACCAAGAATGGCTG ACTGAAATCAACTTTCTCGGGCAGTTTTATCATCCAAATCTTGTGAAATTGATTGGATACTGCTTAGAAGACGACCAGAGGCTTctggtttatgagtttatgccAAAGGGCAGCTTGGAGAATCACCTATTTAGAA GAGCTTCTTATGTTGAACCACTCTCTTGGAAACTCCGAATTAAGATTGCCCTTGATGCTGCTAAGGGTCTATCGTTTCTTCATAAGGCCAAAGTGATATATCGAGACCTTAAGGCGTCTAATATTCTGCTTGATTCA AACTATAATGCCAAACTCTCTGATTTTGGGTTGGCCAAGGATGGGCCAACAGGTAGTGAAAGCCATGTTTCGACTCGAGTGATGGGTACATATGGGTATGCAGCACCGGAATATATGGCCACCG GTCATCTAACTAAGAAGAGCGACATATACAGTTTCGGGGTTGTTCTTCTTGAAATTTTATCTGGCAGGCGAGCCATAGACAAAAGCAAGCCTTCCAGAGAACAAAATTTAGTTGACTGGGCAAGGCCTTATCTTGGCAGGAAACGTAAAATTTTCCAAGTTATGGATGCACGACTAGAAGGCCAATATTCATTGAAGGATGCACTAAAAGCTGCTAATCTTGCAGTCCAGTGCCTATCAACAGAGCCAAGGTTTAGGCCTAATGTGGAGGAAGTGGTAAAAGCATTGGAGCAATTGCTCGAGTCCAACGACAACGAGGGAAGCAGCTCCCAAAGCGGAAACCCCCGAAAAGTTAGTCGAAGTTCAAGCAACGGTCCTAAATATCGTAGGAGAAGTGCCAACGGAACTTTTGATGGAAAAGCTGCCAGCTATCCACCATCTGCTTCGCCTCTGCATACATAA
- the LOC110624410 gene encoding receptor-like cytoplasmic kinase 176 isoform X3, with translation MGSCFSVRIKAENPLHNDPKYGAKSGNDAGGSSRVSNVTVPSTPRTEGEILQSSNLKIFSYSELKAATRNFRPDSLLGEGGFGCVYKGWIDEHSLTPAKPGAGAIIIAVKRLNQESFQGHQEWLTEINFLGQFYHPNLVKLIGYCLEDDQRLLVYEFMPKGSLENHLFRRASYVEPLSWKLRIKIALDAAKGLSFLHKAKVIYRDLKASNILLDSNYNAKLSDFGLAKDGPTGSESHVSTRVMGTYGYAAPEYMATGHLTKKSDIYSFGVVLLEILSGRRAIDKSKPSREQNLVDWARPYLGRKRKIFQVMDARLEGQYSLKDALKAANLAVQCLSTEPRFRPNVEEVVKALEQLLESNDNEGSSSQSGNPRKVSRSSSNGPKYRRRSANGTFDGKAASYPPSASPLHT, from the exons ATCCAAAATATGGTGCCAAAAGTGGAAATGATGCGGGTGGATCTAGCAGAGTCTCGAATGTAACAGTGCCTTCAACTCCTCGGACTGAGGGTGAGATCTTGCAATCTTCCAATTTGAAGATCTTTAGCTATAGTGAATTAAAGGCCGCAACTAGGAACTTCCGCCCGGATAGTCTGTTGGGTGAAGGAGGATTTGGTTGTGTCTACAAGGGATGGATTGATGAGCATTCTCTAACACCTGCCAAGCCTGGAGCAGGCGCAATCATCATTGCTGTTAAGAGGCTTAACCAAGAGAGTTTCCAGGGTCACCAAGAATGGCTG ACTGAAATCAACTTTCTCGGGCAGTTTTATCATCCAAATCTTGTGAAATTGATTGGATACTGCTTAGAAGACGACCAGAGGCTTctggtttatgagtttatgccAAAGGGCAGCTTGGAGAATCACCTATTTAGAA GAGCTTCTTATGTTGAACCACTCTCTTGGAAACTCCGAATTAAGATTGCCCTTGATGCTGCTAAGGGTCTATCGTTTCTTCATAAGGCCAAAGTGATATATCGAGACCTTAAGGCGTCTAATATTCTGCTTGATTCA AACTATAATGCCAAACTCTCTGATTTTGGGTTGGCCAAGGATGGGCCAACAGGTAGTGAAAGCCATGTTTCGACTCGAGTGATGGGTACATATGGGTATGCAGCACCGGAATATATGGCCACCG GTCATCTAACTAAGAAGAGCGACATATACAGTTTCGGGGTTGTTCTTCTTGAAATTTTATCTGGCAGGCGAGCCATAGACAAAAGCAAGCCTTCCAGAGAACAAAATTTAGTTGACTGGGCAAGGCCTTATCTTGGCAGGAAACGTAAAATTTTCCAAGTTATGGATGCACGACTAGAAGGCCAATATTCATTGAAGGATGCACTAAAAGCTGCTAATCTTGCAGTCCAGTGCCTATCAACAGAGCCAAGGTTTAGGCCTAATGTGGAGGAAGTGGTAAAAGCATTGGAGCAATTGCTCGAGTCCAACGACAACGAGGGAAGCAGCTCCCAAAGCGGAAACCCCCGAAAAGTTAGTCGAAGTTCAAGCAACGGTCCTAAATATCGTAGGAGAAGTGCCAACGGAACTTTTGATGGAAAAGCTGCCAGCTATCCACCATCTGCTTCGCCTCTGCATACATAA